The Agrobacterium vitis genome has a segment encoding these proteins:
- a CDS encoding SMP-30/gluconolactonase/LRE family protein has translation MKETILQTAYSGTVLVDTRLHLGEGPTYDVARDTAWWFDILGKGLIEHRFATGETIRHDLPMMASALATIDAERQMLATEQGIFIRTIASGELTLLTALEPELIGNRSNDGRVHPCGALWIGTMGKTAADGAGAIYHVAGDKVTRLYDSISIPNAICFSPDGSLGYYVDTRVNTLMKVSLDPATGLPTGMPTVHIDGRGKDGGIDGAVCDAEGGLWNARWGVGAVDHYDRTGQHLARYRLPAAQTTCPAFIGAKADRLLVTSATEGLDADGLAADPHGGKTFVLDITVKGRHEPSFRL, from the coding sequence ATGAAGGAGACCATCTTGCAAACAGCGTATTCCGGCACCGTCCTGGTCGATACCCGCCTGCATCTGGGTGAAGGCCCGACCTATGACGTCGCGCGTGACACCGCCTGGTGGTTCGACATTCTCGGCAAGGGGCTTATCGAGCATCGGTTTGCCACGGGCGAGACGATCCGCCACGATCTGCCGATGATGGCCAGTGCGTTGGCAACAATCGATGCGGAGCGCCAGATGCTGGCGACAGAACAGGGTATTTTCATTCGCACCATTGCCAGCGGCGAACTGACCTTGCTGACCGCGCTGGAACCGGAACTGATCGGCAATCGCTCCAATGACGGGCGGGTCCATCCTTGCGGTGCGCTATGGATCGGCACGATGGGCAAGACGGCAGCCGATGGGGCTGGTGCGATCTATCATGTGGCGGGCGACAAGGTGACCCGTCTTTATGATAGTATCAGCATTCCCAACGCTATCTGTTTTTCGCCAGATGGAAGCCTCGGTTATTATGTTGACACGCGGGTCAATACATTGATGAAGGTCAGTCTCGATCCGGCAACCGGCCTTCCGACCGGGATGCCGACAGTCCATATCGACGGACGTGGCAAGGATGGTGGCATCGACGGTGCGGTCTGCGATGCCGAGGGCGGCTTGTGGAATGCCCGTTGGGGCGTCGGCGCCGTCGATCACTACGATAGAACAGGACAGCACCTGGCGCGCTACCGGCTTCCCGCTGCCCAAACCACCTGCCCGGCCTTTATCGGTGCCAAGGCCGACCGCCTGTTGGTCACCTCCGCCACCGAAGGGCTCGACGCCGATGGCCTGGCCGCCGATCCCCATGGTGGCAAGACCTTCGTGCTCGATATCACGGTCAAGGGCCGGCACGAGCCAAGCTTCCGCCTGTAA